In Fluviicola taffensis DSM 16823, the following are encoded in one genomic region:
- a CDS encoding GAF domain-containing protein, with product MAEELFIAQTTKEEKYQVLIPQAKALCEGEPNLVANIANVASALKMTFDFFWVGFYLVEKNELVLGPFQGPIACTRIAWGKGVCGSAWKQNETLVVPDVDAFPGHIACSSESKSEIVVPIQKNGQVVAILDVDSAVLNDFDEIDSKYLNELCEWLGTHCF from the coding sequence ATGGCAGAAGAATTATTCATAGCACAAACAACCAAAGAGGAGAAATATCAAGTTTTGATTCCGCAGGCCAAAGCACTTTGTGAGGGAGAACCAAACTTGGTTGCCAATATAGCCAATGTTGCATCCGCTCTAAAAATGACCTTTGATTTTTTCTGGGTTGGATTTTATTTAGTGGAAAAGAATGAGCTTGTTCTGGGGCCATTTCAAGGACCAATTGCCTGTACCCGAATTGCATGGGGGAAAGGTGTTTGTGGTAGCGCTTGGAAACAAAATGAAACATTAGTCGTTCCTGACGTAGATGCTTTTCCAGGACACATCGCTTGCTCCAGCGAAAGCAAAAGTGAAATTGTTGTTCCAATTCAAAAAAATGGACAGGTCGTAGCTATTCTAGATGTCGACAGTGCTGTTCTCAATGACTTTGATGAAATTGATTCAAAATACTTAAACGAACTTTGCGAATGGCTCGGTACTCATTGTTTCTAG
- a CDS encoding Ig-like domain-containing protein: MARYSLFLGTILLLAGCAEIVPLTGGPTDTRAALPVSNSQIPEQGALHVSQNELTVRFDEFFTLNDPTNTAVMNPNAGKLEVTSKKRDLTIKWDGTLQPNTTYIIQLNGTIKDLNEKNDTIHQFVFSTGNQIDSLKVSGMITDGFTNKPGSSYSVGLYPADSDPYKNPPMYICKSDAKGAFEFNYLKQGNFQLFAYLDANKDRLPTIGEDIAYTSTLVTSADSSYAHILSSKPKVLSTKMQIKIANPGVATLFGKEIKESLIKLNGESINLIKQYSIDSALIALPIVENDIYTFVVEQDTITKILPIKDRNKNFSIINKVYKSSWLLGDTLLFQTNERIDKIDTSLIILEDKTKLKVNYNYLLEGNLIKLIPTTEISFDLIVQFKSGALKGISNQNDSIKLEIKTFHPSDLSNLKLGIESLKGKWIIQLMEGNNPIRTFQKSETDTVVEWNNLIPVVYQIRCIRDINGNGKWDAGNWIEKSQPEEVVRFDIKSKLRPNWDIEEVLKLDLNE, from the coding sequence ATGGCTCGGTACTCATTGTTTCTAGGAACAATTCTTCTCTTAGCAGGTTGCGCTGAGATTGTTCCCTTAACTGGTGGACCGACTGATACGCGCGCAGCTCTTCCTGTTAGCAATTCTCAAATTCCAGAGCAAGGCGCTCTACATGTCAGCCAAAATGAACTAACGGTTAGATTCGATGAATTCTTTACTTTAAATGATCCAACGAATACTGCGGTCATGAATCCAAATGCGGGAAAATTGGAAGTAACTTCTAAAAAACGAGATCTTACTATCAAATGGGATGGGACACTTCAACCAAATACGACTTACATCATTCAATTAAATGGAACGATTAAGGATTTGAATGAAAAAAATGATACCATTCACCAATTCGTATTTTCAACTGGCAATCAAATTGATTCATTGAAAGTTTCAGGAATGATTACAGATGGATTTACCAATAAACCAGGAAGTTCCTATTCAGTTGGGTTGTATCCTGCAGATTCTGATCCATACAAAAACCCACCCATGTACATTTGCAAGAGTGACGCAAAAGGAGCTTTTGAATTCAATTATCTGAAACAAGGTAACTTTCAATTATTCGCATATTTGGACGCCAACAAAGACCGACTTCCAACAATTGGAGAAGATATTGCTTATACTTCCACCTTAGTAACAAGTGCTGATAGTAGTTATGCGCACATTTTATCTTCAAAACCAAAAGTACTTTCCACAAAAATGCAAATCAAAATTGCAAATCCTGGAGTGGCCACATTATTTGGAAAAGAAATTAAAGAATCTCTTATAAAACTGAATGGAGAATCGATTAATCTCATCAAACAATATTCCATCGATTCCGCATTGATTGCCTTGCCAATTGTAGAGAATGATATTTACACATTCGTTGTGGAACAAGATACCATTACCAAAATTCTCCCGATTAAGGATCGGAATAAGAATTTTTCAATCATTAACAAAGTGTACAAAAGCTCCTGGTTATTGGGTGATACCTTGCTCTTTCAAACCAATGAGCGAATCGATAAAATCGATACATCTCTCATCATACTGGAAGATAAAACAAAACTAAAAGTTAATTACAATTACCTGTTAGAAGGAAATCTCATTAAACTCATTCCAACTACTGAAATCTCGTTTGATTTAATTGTTCAATTTAAATCTGGAGCTTTAAAAGGTATATCCAATCAGAATGACTCTATCAAATTGGAAATCAAAACCTTCCACCCTTCTGATTTATCTAATTTGAAACTAGGCATCGAAAGTTTGAAAGGAAAATGGATTATTCAACTGATGGAAGGAAACAACCCAATCCGCACTTTTCAGAAATCCGAAACAGATACTGTTGTTGAATGGAACAATCTAATTCCAGTTGTATATCAGATTCGCTGTATAAGAGATATCAACGGTAATGGAAAATGGGATGCTGGAAATTGGATCGAAAAATCACAACCCGAAGAAGTCGTTCGCTTCGACATAAAATCCAAACTTCGTCCCAATTGGGATATTGAAGAGGTTCTTAAACTCGATTTAAATGAGTGA
- a CDS encoding N-acetylmuramoyl-L-alanine amidase: MKKILLFTSCLFGFTALAQTSQANFESYCQQTYAAYPGIPKGILEAVSFTQTRMSYLTTSELESCSGLPKSHGFLGLIAHGKGYFKENLKLVSQISGVPVSQIKQDPAAEISAFGKVVDVYMKELKGTSLPNSLKEIFNRLSYLSDSGRVNAFARDAELYELFKFLNNDENSALYHFPNYNFDLKSLFGSQNLSVLSAQRITFSENGIQSNSGQNYLPKKTESLVKSLEYTPAVWNPAPSCNFSSRSGTAISAITIHTIQGTYAGAISWSQNCSSSVSYHYVVRSSDGQVTQMVLEANKAWHVGSENPYTIGYEHEGYVTQAQWYTPALYNASAGITRDICQSGYGISPLRTFSGAATSGANVLGGCIKIKGHQHFPNQTHTDPGIYWNWALYYQLVNNNPTQNNLNASSGTFTDSGGSGANYSNDQRSLTLIQPANASSITLNFSSFSIEANWDYLYIYDGATTAAPLIGTYTGTNSPGTITSSSGSLLIEFRSDCATTAAGWVANWTSVVTNPALGDVIAPMTTVSVPGSWVTQNFTATYMDTDNAGGSGVEKSFYQVTDLTGSDWRSNAAKGFFNDNFDQTAIHSSWTSQSGMWALGSGNLVHSDESNGNSNIWANVTSNLSDRYLYQWSGAMSGTGTNRRAGFHYFCSDPTLPNRGNSYFVFFRLDNDKIQIYEVTNDTYSLVDEVVYNFNVDQWYDYKVAYDRTTGKHQVYVNNVLARTWTDPTPLTTGNYISFRTGNCVYKVNDLRVYRSRSSSTPITVGASGDMRYESPNSSTSVGRIRSIVQDVAGNLSAVSSQDVKIDWTTPSAIQTVNDVLLADASTTTYTSMLEANWTTSFDANSDIANYWVAIGTEIGATDVMEWKNNYWSTDISVGGLSLNAGNRYYFSVKAENGAGVFSDVMSSNEQIPILSTISPGAFLQEELKFVIYPNPASEILVVKSDRVGGRIVLMDNSGRIVLEKIVDNIIVDLLIGHLSAGNYQLIYELDGKAFREMIIKQ; this comes from the coding sequence ATGAAGAAAATCCTACTATTCACAAGCTGTTTATTCGGCTTCACAGCGCTGGCACAGACAAGTCAGGCGAATTTCGAATCTTACTGTCAGCAAACTTATGCTGCTTATCCAGGGATTCCAAAAGGAATTTTGGAAGCTGTTTCGTTCACTCAAACCCGGATGTCTTATTTGACAACCTCTGAATTAGAGTCTTGTTCTGGCCTGCCAAAGTCTCACGGCTTTTTAGGACTGATTGCCCATGGCAAGGGCTATTTCAAAGAGAATCTGAAACTCGTTTCACAAATTTCCGGAGTTCCAGTTTCTCAAATTAAGCAAGATCCTGCAGCTGAAATTTCTGCCTTTGGAAAGGTTGTTGATGTCTACATGAAAGAGCTAAAAGGAACTTCACTTCCAAATTCTCTGAAGGAGATTTTTAATAGGCTGTCCTATTTATCTGATTCTGGAAGAGTAAATGCATTTGCAAGAGATGCCGAACTCTACGAATTATTCAAATTTCTGAATAACGATGAAAATTCGGCTTTGTATCATTTCCCCAATTACAATTTTGATTTGAAAAGCCTTTTCGGGTCTCAGAACTTGTCAGTTTTAAGTGCTCAAAGGATTACTTTTTCTGAGAATGGAATTCAATCAAATTCAGGTCAGAATTACCTTCCAAAAAAAACAGAGAGCTTGGTTAAATCACTCGAGTATACGCCAGCTGTATGGAATCCTGCTCCTTCCTGTAATTTCAGTTCTCGAAGTGGTACTGCTATTTCTGCTATTACTATTCACACTATTCAGGGAACTTATGCAGGAGCAATATCCTGGTCTCAGAATTGTTCATCAAGTGTTTCTTATCATTATGTAGTTCGCTCTTCGGATGGTCAGGTTACTCAAATGGTTCTAGAAGCAAATAAAGCGTGGCATGTAGGCTCCGAAAATCCGTATACGATTGGATACGAACACGAAGGATATGTGACTCAGGCGCAATGGTACACACCTGCATTGTATAATGCTTCTGCAGGAATTACCCGCGACATTTGCCAAAGTGGATACGGAATTAGTCCGCTGAGAACATTTTCAGGTGCAGCAACAAGTGGTGCAAATGTGTTGGGTGGATGCATCAAAATCAAAGGACACCAGCATTTCCCCAATCAAACACATACCGATCCAGGAATTTATTGGAATTGGGCCTTGTATTATCAATTGGTGAACAATAATCCAACTCAGAATAATTTGAATGCGTCTAGCGGAACTTTTACGGATTCCGGAGGTAGCGGAGCGAATTACAGCAATGACCAACGTTCTTTGACACTTATCCAACCAGCAAATGCCAGTTCAATTACTTTGAACTTCTCTAGTTTTTCTATCGAAGCAAATTGGGATTACCTCTACATTTATGATGGAGCAACTACTGCTGCACCTTTAATCGGGACGTATACAGGAACCAATTCCCCAGGAACAATTACTTCTTCTAGTGGATCTTTACTGATTGAATTCAGAAGCGATTGTGCTACAACTGCTGCAGGATGGGTTGCAAATTGGACAAGTGTTGTTACGAACCCTGCTTTGGGGGATGTCATTGCTCCGATGACCACTGTAAGTGTTCCAGGAAGCTGGGTCACACAGAATTTTACTGCTACTTATATGGATACCGATAATGCAGGCGGAAGTGGTGTTGAAAAGTCTTTTTACCAGGTCACAGACCTTACGGGTAGTGATTGGCGCTCCAATGCAGCGAAAGGATTTTTTAATGACAACTTCGATCAGACTGCTATTCATTCCAGCTGGACTTCTCAGTCGGGTATGTGGGCTTTGGGTTCCGGAAACCTCGTTCATAGTGATGAGTCCAATGGGAATTCGAATATATGGGCAAACGTAACCAGTAATTTGAGTGATCGTTACCTCTATCAATGGTCTGGAGCTATGTCGGGAACAGGAACCAACCGCAGAGCTGGTTTCCATTATTTCTGCAGTGATCCTACTTTGCCCAACAGGGGGAATTCTTATTTTGTATTCTTCCGCTTGGATAATGACAAGATTCAGATTTATGAAGTAACAAATGATACGTATAGTTTGGTTGATGAAGTGGTGTATAATTTTAATGTCGATCAATGGTACGATTACAAAGTTGCCTACGACCGAACTACTGGAAAACACCAAGTGTATGTAAACAATGTACTGGCGAGAACCTGGACAGATCCGACTCCACTCACTACTGGAAATTACATCTCTTTCCGAACTGGGAATTGTGTTTATAAAGTAAATGATTTACGTGTTTATCGTTCGAGAAGTTCAAGTACTCCTATTACTGTTGGTGCGAGTGGTGATATGCGCTATGAAAGTCCTAATTCTTCTACTTCTGTAGGTCGTATTCGGTCAATTGTTCAGGACGTTGCTGGAAATTTATCTGCGGTCTCTTCTCAGGATGTGAAAATTGACTGGACAACCCCATCCGCAATTCAAACGGTCAACGATGTATTGCTTGCGGATGCTTCAACTACAACATATACTTCCATGCTGGAAGCGAACTGGACAACTTCTTTTGATGCGAATTCGGATATTGCGAATTATTGGGTGGCTATTGGTACAGAGATCGGAGCGACTGATGTGATGGAATGGAAAAATAACTATTGGAGCACGGATATAAGTGTTGGTGGTTTGAGCTTGAATGCCGGAAACAGGTATTATTTTTCTGTTAAAGCAGAAAATGGTGCGGGTGTTTTCTCCGATGTCATGTCTTCAAATGAACAAATTCCTATTTTGTCAACCATTTCTCCAGGTGCATTTCTCCAAGAAGAATTAAAATTTGTTATTTATCCAAATCCTGCTTCTGAAATCCTGGTTGTCAAATCCGACAGAGTTGGAGGGAGGATTGTTTTGATGGATAACTCGGGAAGAATTGTTCTGGAGAAAATAGTGGATAATATCATCGTGGATTTATTGATTGGGCATTTATCTGCCGGAAATTATCAATTGATCTATGAGTTGGATGGAAAAGCATTCCGTGAAATGATCATAAAACAGTAA
- a CDS encoding AraC family transcriptional regulator: protein MSFPRLPIEKFDENGLLQAFYINRFSEHLKKYHSDINHPHKHDFYLTVFFTKGKGTHDIDFNSYPIEANTVFFLQPEQIHDWKFEEEAEGWILFHSEDFYKLYSTHFELHHWPFFQSRDSKPALKIDGKIGEVLLLRFREMMEEYQLNTSHSFLKIASLSQLIYSDLARIYDNNESISAPKNSRYQNHFHQFMELLNANYIFNKNASFYAEKLAMTTKHLHRICLSSTGKSTTQLIAERLILETKRKLVSDSKSIQEIADELGFENYPYFHLFFKKHAGETPKQFRERN from the coding sequence ATGAGTTTTCCGCGTCTTCCCATTGAAAAATTCGATGAAAATGGCTTATTACAAGCTTTTTATATCAATCGCTTTTCCGAACATTTAAAAAAATATCATTCAGACATTAATCATCCACACAAACACGACTTTTACCTCACCGTTTTCTTTACAAAAGGAAAAGGGACACATGATATTGATTTCAACTCTTATCCAATAGAAGCAAATACCGTGTTTTTTCTTCAGCCAGAACAAATTCACGATTGGAAATTTGAGGAAGAAGCTGAAGGTTGGATTCTATTTCACTCGGAAGATTTTTACAAACTTTATTCTACTCACTTTGAATTGCATCATTGGCCGTTTTTTCAATCACGAGATTCAAAACCAGCGCTAAAAATTGACGGAAAAATTGGAGAAGTTTTGTTGCTCCGTTTTCGTGAAATGATGGAAGAGTATCAATTAAACACCAGTCATTCCTTTCTAAAAATAGCTAGTTTGAGCCAGCTCATTTATTCAGATTTAGCACGAATATATGACAATAATGAATCCATTTCAGCTCCAAAAAATAGCCGATATCAAAACCATTTTCATCAATTCATGGAGCTCTTAAATGCAAACTACATATTCAATAAAAATGCTTCATTCTACGCTGAAAAGCTAGCAATGACTACTAAGCATTTACATCGAATTTGTCTATCAAGTACTGGAAAAAGTACTACTCAACTCATCGCTGAACGATTAATCTTAGAAACCAAAAGGAAATTAGTCAGTGATTCGAAAAGCATTCAAGAAATTGCAGATGAATTAGGATTTGAAAACTACCCATACTTTCATTTATTTTTCAAGAAACATGCAGGGGAAACGCCGAAGCAATTCAGGGAGAGGAATTGA
- a CDS encoding lysylphosphatidylglycerol synthase transmembrane domain-containing protein: protein MSDSVENAFRKWRIYLALLISISISTGILVYSFTRSEFHEVEKGKGSFIWKDTNHNKRIDYSDSKEFTASSNGNFEEKSAWEVLADISWNSNTFFWLAMALFAMIGRDLGYILRIRILTKKQLGWKQAFHVIMLWEFASALAPGVLSGATVAMFILNREKIALGRATAIVIITAFLDNLFYVVVIPILFLIIPSSQLFPATGNESMMTVFWIGFSVFAILCLVLFSSIILYPKLVYHILTFITRFPLLKRFQGGSKKVGTDISETAVEMKKESLSFWFKAFGATVFSWSSRFLVINFILQAFLSLGFLQQIQIFSKQFVLWMFLRISPTPGGSGVAEWAFGQLLIEYSPSIILLGTMAVLWRLISYFPYLIVGSIILPRWLSKHQKKKD, encoded by the coding sequence ATGAGTGATTCGGTTGAAAATGCCTTTCGTAAATGGAGGATTTACCTCGCCTTACTGATAAGCATTTCAATATCTACAGGAATTTTAGTTTATAGTTTTACTCGTTCCGAATTTCACGAAGTTGAAAAGGGAAAAGGCTCATTTATTTGGAAAGATACCAATCACAACAAGCGCATCGATTACAGCGATTCAAAAGAATTCACAGCATCTTCCAACGGGAATTTTGAAGAAAAATCAGCTTGGGAAGTCCTTGCAGATATTTCATGGAATAGCAACACGTTCTTTTGGCTTGCTATGGCGTTATTCGCTATGATTGGTAGAGATCTTGGTTATATTCTTCGAATTCGAATACTCACAAAAAAGCAGTTAGGCTGGAAACAAGCTTTTCATGTAATCATGTTATGGGAATTCGCATCTGCCTTGGCACCAGGAGTTTTAAGTGGGGCAACTGTGGCAATGTTCATTTTGAATCGCGAAAAAATTGCACTGGGCAGAGCCACTGCAATCGTTATTATCACAGCATTTTTAGACAATCTCTTTTACGTTGTTGTCATTCCCATTTTATTCCTAATCATTCCATCTTCCCAATTATTTCCAGCCACAGGAAATGAATCCATGATGACCGTGTTTTGGATTGGATTCAGCGTCTTTGCTATTTTGTGCCTCGTTCTCTTTTCAAGCATTATTTTATATCCTAAACTGGTTTATCACATACTCACTTTCATCACCAGATTCCCTCTTCTGAAACGTTTTCAAGGAGGGTCAAAAAAAGTTGGAACCGATATTAGCGAAACAGCCGTTGAGATGAAAAAAGAATCTCTTTCATTTTGGTTCAAAGCTTTTGGAGCAACAGTTTTCTCGTGGTCATCCCGTTTTTTAGTCATCAATTTTATTTTGCAAGCCTTTCTTAGTTTGGGCTTTCTTCAACAAATTCAAATATTTTCCAAGCAATTCGTTTTGTGGATGTTTTTACGCATCTCTCCGACTCCAGGGGGAAGCGGAGTTGCCGAATGGGCATTTGGTCAATTATTAATCGAATATAGTCCGAGTATCATACTGCTTGGTACCATGGCTGTTTTATGGCGATTGATTTCGTATTTCCCTTATTTAATCGTTGGATCAATCATTCTTCCACGCTGGTTATCGAAGCATCAGAAAAAGAAAGACTAA
- a CDS encoding DUF983 domain-containing protein, which produces MSKFTPILNGCCPICGKGKIFETKGSLLRLKAPKMHERCSECNYRFDKEPGYFFGAMYISYGLAIAELVPVFLIFAWFLPLAWIFTLMFTVLLFTMFFNFRFSRVLWIHIFHE; this is translated from the coding sequence ATGTCAAAGTTTACACCAATATTGAACGGATGTTGTCCGATTTGCGGAAAAGGAAAAATTTTTGAAACGAAAGGATCTTTGCTTCGTTTGAAAGCTCCTAAAATGCACGAACGTTGTTCTGAATGTAATTATCGTTTTGATAAAGAGCCAGGTTACTTTTTTGGAGCGATGTATATTAGCTACGGACTAGCAATAGCTGAGTTGGTTCCCGTTTTCTTAATCTTCGCGTGGTTTCTCCCTTTAGCTTGGATTTTTACACTGATGTTCACTGTTTTGCTCTTTACTATGTTTTTCAACTTTCGATTTTCTAGAGTGCTATGGATCCATATTTTTCATGAGTAA
- a CDS encoding NAD(P)H-dependent glycerol-3-phosphate dehydrogenase, producing the protein MNKRMKTVGVIGGGSWATALVKILCNNFAQVNWFVRREDQVAHIMRYKHNPSYLQSVEFDLNQIYVSNDLEAIISRSDVLIVATPSAFLVDLFKDTTPDLFKGKVVFSAVKGIVPEYNAIPARFFHKTFGTPYKDIGIICGPCHAEEVALERLSYLTVACQHENIAEEMARMLACRYIKTTTSDDLFGTELSAVLKNVYALASGICAGLGYGDNFQSVLIANAIQEIENFIDEVSPIHRDVKSSAYLGDLLVTAYSKFSRNRTFGFMIGKGYSVKTAQLEMDMIAEGYYATKCVKEINKKFQVDMPILEAVYNILYEKISPVIEMKILTDKLT; encoded by the coding sequence ATGAATAAGCGAATGAAAACCGTTGGTGTCATTGGAGGAGGTAGCTGGGCTACTGCCCTGGTTAAAATCTTGTGTAATAATTTTGCACAGGTCAATTGGTTTGTACGTAGAGAAGATCAAGTGGCTCATATTATGAGGTATAAGCACAATCCGTCTTATTTGCAGTCGGTTGAATTTGATTTGAATCAGATTTATGTCTCAAACGATTTAGAAGCGATTATTAGTAGAAGTGATGTTTTAATTGTTGCAACACCATCTGCTTTTTTGGTCGATTTGTTTAAAGATACAACGCCCGATTTATTCAAAGGAAAGGTTGTTTTTTCGGCTGTAAAAGGAATTGTTCCCGAATACAATGCTATTCCAGCGCGCTTTTTTCATAAAACATTTGGTACTCCTTATAAAGATATTGGAATCATTTGCGGACCATGTCATGCGGAGGAAGTTGCTTTGGAGCGTCTTTCTTATTTGACTGTCGCTTGTCAGCATGAAAACATTGCTGAGGAAATGGCACGTATGCTTGCTTGTAGGTATATCAAAACTACTACTTCTGACGATTTGTTTGGAACAGAACTTTCGGCAGTTTTGAAAAATGTATATGCCTTGGCTTCCGGAATTTGCGCTGGATTGGGTTATGGAGATAACTTTCAATCGGTTCTAATTGCCAATGCTATTCAAGAGATTGAAAATTTCATAGATGAAGTTAGCCCTATTCACCGCGATGTGAAGTCATCTGCTTATTTGGGTGATTTATTAGTAACTGCATATTCGAAGTTTTCCCGAAATCGAACCTTTGGTTTTATGATCGGGAAAGGATATTCTGTGAAAACTGCTCAGTTGGAAATGGATATGATCGCGGAAGGATATTATGCCACCAAATGTGTCAAGGAAATCAACAAGAAATTCCAAGTCGATATGCCTATTTTGGAAGCCGTTTACAATATCCTGTATGAGAAAATATCTCCTGTTATTGAAATGAAAATCTTAACAGACAAACTAACTTAA
- a CDS encoding 3'-5' exonuclease, with amino-acid sequence MLDLTQLDKILFLDIETVPEVYNYSDLELETTKLFDSKNARYLTEEKTKEDVYNEKAGIYAEFGKIVCISVGFVHQSATGKSIRMTSFAHDDEETLLRQFVRLLENNYNTPKHVLCGHNSKEFDLPFICRRLLINGIALPNILNLAGKKPWEILHLDTMELWKFGDYKAYTSLALLCHIFKIPTPKDDISGADVARVYYEEQNLDRIRIYCEKDVVALIQLFLRMNGESLVDEGEIYIK; translated from the coding sequence ATGCTTGATTTGACTCAATTGGATAAGATTCTCTTTTTAGATATAGAAACGGTTCCAGAAGTTTACAACTATTCAGATTTGGAACTAGAAACCACGAAATTATTCGACTCAAAAAATGCCCGCTATTTAACAGAAGAAAAAACCAAAGAAGATGTTTACAATGAAAAAGCTGGTATCTATGCTGAGTTTGGTAAAATTGTTTGTATTTCGGTTGGATTTGTGCATCAATCTGCAACTGGAAAATCAATTCGAATGACATCCTTTGCACATGATGACGAGGAAACCTTATTGAGACAGTTCGTTCGACTTTTAGAAAACAATTACAACACTCCGAAGCATGTTTTGTGCGGACATAATTCCAAAGAGTTTGACCTACCATTTATTTGTCGTCGTTTATTAATTAATGGAATTGCTTTGCCGAATATTCTTAACTTGGCTGGTAAGAAACCATGGGAAATTCTTCATTTGGATACTATGGAGTTGTGGAAATTTGGTGATTATAAAGCATATACAAGTTTGGCTTTATTGTGTCATATTTTTAAAATTCCAACCCCAAAAGATGATATTTCTGGAGCTGATGTTGCTCGTGTTTATTACGAAGAGCAGAATTTAGATCGCATTCGTATTTATTGTGAAAAGGATGTCGTTGCATTGATTCAACTTTTCTTGCGCATGAATGGCGAATCGTTGGTGGATGAAGGAGAAATTTATATTAAATAA
- a CDS encoding 50S ribosomal protein L25/general stress protein Ctc, translating to MKVAQLSGSPRANVGKKDAKALRDAGLVPCVLYGQGTQTHFSLPDIKVEKLIFNPDVFKIELDIDGKKSNAIIQEIQQNPITDKVVHIDFLELDAKKPVKVALPVRLTGASRGVLAGGRLMQVFRRLRVVGLPADLPEAIVIDITKLRIGQSVRVKDLENDGLTISEAKNAVVVSVKMARGASKAAEADDEDEE from the coding sequence ATGAAAGTAGCACAATTGAGCGGTTCGCCACGCGCGAACGTAGGGAAGAAGGATGCTAAAGCTTTGAGAGATGCAGGCTTAGTTCCATGCGTTCTTTACGGACAAGGAACACAGACACATTTCTCTCTTCCAGACATCAAAGTTGAAAAATTAATTTTCAATCCAGATGTATTTAAAATCGAATTGGACATCGACGGTAAAAAATCGAATGCAATTATCCAAGAGATTCAACAAAATCCTATTACGGATAAAGTGGTTCACATTGACTTCTTAGAATTAGATGCTAAGAAACCAGTTAAAGTGGCATTGCCAGTTCGTTTGACAGGAGCTTCTCGTGGTGTATTAGCGGGAGGTCGTTTGATGCAAGTTTTCCGTCGTTTACGTGTAGTTGGTCTTCCAGCAGATTTGCCAGAGGCTATCGTAATTGACATTACAAAATTACGTATCGGTCAATCTGTTCGTGTGAAAGATTTGGAAAATGATGGTTTAACTATCTCTGAAGCTAAAAACGCAGTTGTAGTATCTGTTAAAATGGCTCGTGGAGCATCTAAAGCTGCAGAAGCTGATGATGAAGACGAAGAATAA
- a CDS encoding ribose-phosphate pyrophosphokinase translates to MSYGVKIFAGRASKVLAEQIATKFGATLGDVKVTEFSDGEFQPSFEETVRGQDVFIVQSTMPPTENLFELLLMVDAARRASARKIIAVIPYFGFARQDRKDKPRVAIGAKLIANMLMAAGVDRVMTMDLHADQIQGFFEVPVDHLFASTLFFNEMKALDNGNLIMAAPDAGGAKRANAYAKKLDTGLAICHKSRKKANEVAEMTVIGDVEGKDVILVDDMCDTAGTLTKAAELFMEKGAKSVRAFCTHAVLSGPAFERINNSKLTELIVTDTIPLKEKSDKIRVITVADLFSDVIDRLIKNESISTHFIIS, encoded by the coding sequence ATGTCTTACGGTGTAAAAATTTTTGCAGGAAGAGCATCAAAAGTGCTTGCCGAACAAATAGCTACCAAGTTTGGAGCTACTTTGGGTGATGTAAAAGTTACGGAATTCAGCGATGGTGAATTTCAACCATCTTTTGAAGAAACAGTACGTGGTCAAGACGTATTTATCGTTCAATCTACCATGCCTCCAACAGAAAATTTATTCGAGTTGTTGTTGATGGTTGATGCTGCAAGACGTGCTTCGGCTCGTAAAATTATTGCAGTGATTCCTTATTTCGGATTTGCTCGTCAGGACCGTAAAGACAAGCCAAGAGTTGCTATTGGAGCGAAATTGATTGCAAATATGTTGATGGCAGCTGGTGTAGACCGTGTGATGACGATGGATTTACATGCGGATCAAATTCAAGGTTTCTTTGAAGTTCCGGTAGATCATTTATTTGCTTCTACTTTATTTTTCAATGAAATGAAGGCTTTGGACAATGGCAACTTAATTATGGCTGCTCCAGATGCAGGTGGTGCAAAACGTGCCAATGCGTATGCGAAGAAATTAGATACTGGTTTAGCAATTTGTCACAAAAGCCGTAAGAAAGCAAACGAAGTTGCAGAAATGACTGTCATTGGTGATGTTGAAGGAAAAGACGTCATTTTAGTAGATGATATGTGTGATACAGCAGGTACTTTAACAAAAGCAGCTGAATTATTCATGGAAAAAGGAGCGAAAAGTGTTCGTGCATTCTGTACACATGCTGTTTTATCCGGACCAGCATTCGAGCGCATCAACAACTCAAAATTGACGGAGTTAATCGTTACAGATACCATTCCGTTGAAAGAAAAAAGTGACAAGATTCGTGTCATTACGGTAGCAGATTTATTCTCAGATGTAATAGATCGATTAATTAAAAACGAATCCATTAGTACGCATTTTATAATCTCATAG